In Priestia megaterium NBRC 15308 = ATCC 14581, the following proteins share a genomic window:
- a CDS encoding sugar porter family MFS transporter has product MSKVSSKFIFFFGSFAGILFGYDIGIIAGAEGHIREAFHLSPLWLGIVVSSLMGGAIIGSILSGLLGDKFGRRKLILISSIIFLLGSIGSAIAPEEITLTIARVFLGTAVGTASSLVPAYMSEIAPANIRGKLSGLNQLMIVIGLLLSYIVAFIFEPVPNSWRLMLGSAGIFAIVLCIGMIKLPESPRYLIKNGMPDKAREVLRTLRRSTAEVEAEVSEIESVAVHEQSGIKQLFHKKFRLALIIGVGMATFQQIQGSNSIVYYATSIARQVGLAPQVAAGFTVIVGVIFVVTTLIFLQFVDKFNRRTILTIGGAGMALSFFTPAILGALGVNEVVVNWVTLIALCCFILCYAFSWAPLTWIIVGEIFPLSVRGIGAGISSAFNWTGSLAVGLVFPILADQFSLGVIFSTFGIICILGLFFIRFVVVETKGRSLEQIETDMAARSARKSLSPVEHNKYV; this is encoded by the coding sequence ATGAGTAAAGTATCAAGTAAGTTTATCTTCTTCTTCGGCTCATTTGCCGGTATTTTATTCGGTTATGATATTGGGATTATTGCTGGTGCAGAAGGTCATATCCGTGAAGCGTTTCATTTAAGTCCGCTCTGGCTGGGAATTGTGGTTTCATCGCTAATGGGAGGAGCAATTATCGGTTCCATTTTAAGCGGATTATTAGGCGATAAGTTTGGACGAAGAAAGTTAATTTTAATTTCGTCGATCATCTTTCTTTTAGGCTCCATCGGTTCAGCGATTGCACCAGAGGAAATTACGTTAACGATTGCGCGCGTCTTTTTAGGTACAGCAGTAGGAACGGCTTCTTCGTTAGTTCCTGCCTATATGTCAGAAATCGCACCTGCTAATATTCGCGGGAAGCTTTCAGGTTTAAATCAGCTAATGATTGTAATTGGATTATTATTAAGCTATATCGTAGCCTTTATTTTTGAGCCGGTTCCAAACAGCTGGCGATTAATGCTTGGCAGCGCCGGTATTTTTGCAATTGTATTATGCATCGGTATGATCAAGCTTCCAGAGTCGCCTCGCTACTTAATTAAAAATGGAATGCCAGATAAAGCGCGTGAAGTGCTGCGCACGCTTCGCCGGTCAACAGCTGAAGTGGAAGCTGAAGTGTCTGAAATTGAAAGCGTAGCTGTTCATGAACAATCAGGCATTAAGCAGCTGTTTCATAAAAAGTTTCGTTTAGCTTTAATTATCGGTGTCGGAATGGCAACTTTTCAACAGATTCAAGGCTCAAACTCAATTGTTTATTATGCAACAAGCATTGCTCGTCAAGTTGGTTTAGCCCCGCAGGTAGCTGCTGGCTTTACGGTTATTGTTGGGGTGATTTTTGTGGTGACAACACTTATCTTCCTGCAGTTTGTTGATAAATTCAACCGCCGTACCATTCTTACGATTGGCGGTGCGGGAATGGCTCTTTCATTTTTCACACCGGCTATTCTAGGAGCATTAGGCGTTAATGAAGTCGTCGTGAACTGGGTTACGTTAATTGCTCTTTGCTGCTTTATCCTTTGCTATGCGTTTTCTTGGGCGCCGCTTACGTGGATCATTGTAGGAGAAATTTTCCCGCTTTCTGTACGCGGAATCGGTGCTGGGATTTCATCTGCTTTTAACTGGACAGGATCGCTGGCAGTAGGGCTTGTGTTCCCTATCTTAGCTGATCAGTTTAGTTTGGGCGTTATCTTTTCAACGTTCGGGATCATTTGTATTCTAGGATTATTCTTCATACGTTTTGTAGTTGTTGAAACAAAAGGACGTAGCCTAGAGCAAATTGAAACGGACATGGCAGCTCGGTCTGCAAGGAAGTCTTTAAGTCCAGTTGAACATAATAAGTACGTTTGA
- the araA gene encoding L-arabinose isomerase — MLKTAQKEFWFIVGSQHLYGKEALAEVKAHAQTMTDALNESGVLPYPIVLQDLAVSADTITNMMKEVNYRDEVAGVITWMHTFSPAKMWIRGTKLLQKPLLHLATQFNESIPWETIDMDFMNLNQSAHGDREYGFINARLNKQNKIVVGYWERPEVQQQIAQWMDVAAAYNESFNIKVARFGDNMRNVGVTEGDKIEAQIQFGWTVDYFGIGDLVQYVNAVTEEEINDLFAEYADAYEFVYGGYSAEDWESSVKVQASYEIAIKRFLDEGGYSAFTTNFEDLYGMKQLPGLAVQRLMAQGYGFAGEGDWKTAALDRLLKVMSHNQSTGFMEDYTYELAPGRESVLQSHMLEVDPTLAVNKPKLIVSPLGIGNREDPARLVFDGKQGEGVVVSMADFGTHYKLLINEVSAFEPEVPAPNLPVARVLWNIKPNFQDGVKAWIENGGGHHTVLSLNLTTDQIVSYAKLVDLEYVIIK, encoded by the coding sequence ATGTTAAAAACAGCTCAAAAAGAATTTTGGTTTATTGTTGGTTCACAGCATCTTTACGGAAAAGAAGCATTAGCAGAAGTAAAAGCACACGCGCAAACAATGACTGATGCTTTAAATGAAAGCGGTGTCTTGCCTTATCCGATTGTGCTGCAAGATTTAGCTGTGAGTGCTGATACGATTACAAACATGATGAAAGAAGTGAATTACCGAGATGAAGTTGCCGGTGTGATCACGTGGATGCATACGTTCTCGCCTGCAAAAATGTGGATTCGCGGCACCAAACTACTGCAAAAACCGCTGCTTCATTTGGCGACACAATTTAACGAAAGCATTCCTTGGGAAACGATTGATATGGATTTTATGAACTTGAATCAGTCCGCTCACGGTGATCGTGAATATGGCTTTATCAACGCGCGTTTGAACAAGCAAAATAAAATCGTAGTAGGCTACTGGGAGCGCCCCGAAGTACAGCAGCAAATTGCACAGTGGATGGACGTAGCCGCTGCTTATAACGAAAGCTTCAACATTAAAGTTGCGCGTTTCGGTGACAATATGCGCAATGTCGGCGTAACGGAAGGAGACAAAATTGAAGCACAAATTCAATTTGGCTGGACGGTTGACTACTTCGGAATCGGTGATCTTGTTCAATATGTCAATGCCGTTACGGAAGAAGAAATCAATGATTTATTTGCTGAATATGCCGACGCGTACGAATTTGTTTACGGCGGTTATTCTGCAGAAGACTGGGAGTCTAGCGTAAAAGTACAGGCAAGCTATGAAATTGCGATTAAACGTTTTCTAGATGAAGGCGGCTACAGCGCCTTTACCACTAATTTTGAAGATCTATACGGTATGAAACAGCTCCCTGGTCTAGCTGTACAGCGCTTGATGGCACAGGGCTACGGCTTTGCCGGTGAAGGAGACTGGAAAACAGCGGCGCTTGACCGCCTGCTTAAAGTAATGAGCCACAATCAGTCAACGGGCTTTATGGAAGACTATACGTATGAATTGGCTCCCGGACGTGAGTCTGTGCTTCAATCACACATGCTTGAAGTAGACCCGACGCTAGCGGTAAACAAACCAAAACTAATCGTTTCTCCGCTAGGTATCGGTAACCGCGAAGATCCGGCCCGCTTAGTGTTTGACGGTAAACAAGGAGAAGGTGTAGTGGTTTCCATGGCTGACTTCGGTACGCATTACAAGCTGTTAATTAACGAAGTATCGGCATTTGAGCCGGAAGTTCCTGCTCCAAATCTTCCGGTAGCGCGCGTGCTTTGGAACATTAAGCCGAACTTCCAAGACGGCGTTAAAGCGTGGATTGAAAACGGAGGAGGCCATCATACGGTTCTTTCATTAAATTTAACGACGGATCAAATCGTGAGCTATGCAAAGCTTGTTGATCTAGAGTACGTCATTATTAAGTAA
- a CDS encoding L-ribulose-5-phosphate 4-epimerase → MLDKLKEEVFQANVDLPKHGLVKYTWGNVSAIDRDSGLFVIKPSGVTYEKMTAKDMVVVDLEGRVVEGELNPSSDTLTHAVLYKHYPQIGGIAHTHSTWATIWAQAGLDVQPMGTTHADTFYGSVPCARFLTEKEVNDGYEVETGKVIIETFEERDLDVLAVPGILLQGHGPFTWGKDAKSAVMNSVVLDEVSKMNFFTQKLNGLAEELPQRILDKHYLRKHGKNAYYGQGQ, encoded by the coding sequence GTGCTAGATAAATTAAAAGAAGAAGTATTTCAAGCAAACGTCGATTTGCCAAAACACGGACTGGTCAAGTACACGTGGGGAAATGTAAGTGCCATTGATCGAGACAGCGGTTTGTTTGTGATTAAACCAAGCGGTGTGACGTACGAGAAAATGACGGCCAAAGACATGGTAGTCGTAGACCTAGAGGGGCGCGTGGTAGAAGGTGAGCTTAACCCGTCATCTGATACGCTGACGCATGCCGTACTCTATAAACATTACCCACAAATTGGCGGTATTGCCCATACGCATTCAACGTGGGCGACGATTTGGGCTCAAGCAGGGCTTGATGTGCAGCCAATGGGAACGACGCATGCCGATACCTTTTATGGTTCCGTACCGTGCGCGCGCTTTTTGACCGAAAAAGAAGTGAATGACGGATATGAAGTGGAAACGGGCAAGGTGATCATTGAAACATTTGAAGAGCGCGACTTAGATGTGTTAGCGGTTCCTGGTATTTTACTTCAAGGGCACGGGCCGTTTACGTGGGGAAAAGATGCCAAATCAGCGGTGATGAACAGCGTCGTATTAGACGAAGTATCCAAAATGAACTTCTTTACACAAAAATTAAACGGGCTGGCTGAAGAGCTGCCGCAGCGCATATTAGACAAACATTATTTACGAAAACACGGAAAAAACGCGTATTACGGGCAAGGACAGTAA
- a CDS encoding xylulokinase, producing MKTTQESIKQAIAKGKTSLGIELGSTRIKALLIDENFETIASGSYEWENLLEDGFWTYNLLDIITGLQSAYREMKQEVERSYGITIRTVGSIGVSAMMHGYMAFDKTGELLVPFRTWRNATTSAAAKELTEHFQFNIPERWSIAHLYQAIINQEKHLPRIDYMTTLAGYIHWLLTGSKALGIGDASGMFPIDERTQNYSEGMMKQFNELISDKGYPWQLSDILPAVHTSGEQAGTLTAIGASILDQSKNLQPGIPFCPPEGDAGTGMVATNSVRKRTGNVSVGTSVFAMIVLDKKLLNVYPEIDLVTTPNGSPVAMVHANNCSSDLNAWLGLFREFSEAMGQKVESDKLFQVMLNKALEADPDGGGLLSYGYFSGENITGVESGRPLFVRSAKSNFNLANFMRTHLFTAFGALKIGMDLLVKEENVKIHSILAHGGLFKTPVVGQKMMAAAINTPVSVMDTAGEGGAWGMAILSSYMLNKSENESLEDFLDDKVFKEVTAQEIYPDELDVKGFEAFIKRYKKGLVIEKAAAEHHSEEREELLC from the coding sequence GTGAAAACAACTCAAGAAAGCATAAAACAAGCAATTGCTAAAGGGAAAACATCCCTTGGAATTGAACTTGGATCTACTCGTATTAAAGCGTTGCTGATCGATGAAAACTTTGAAACGATCGCATCAGGCAGTTATGAATGGGAAAATCTCTTAGAAGACGGTTTTTGGACGTACAACTTACTCGATATTATTACAGGTCTGCAAAGTGCTTACCGTGAAATGAAGCAAGAAGTGGAACGAAGCTACGGGATCACCATTCGAACAGTTGGCTCCATCGGCGTTTCAGCTATGATGCACGGATATATGGCGTTTGATAAAACGGGTGAGCTGCTAGTTCCGTTTCGAACGTGGCGTAATGCAACAACAAGCGCAGCAGCAAAAGAATTAACTGAACATTTCCAATTTAATATTCCTGAACGATGGAGCATTGCGCATCTGTATCAGGCAATCATCAATCAAGAAAAACATCTGCCGCGCATTGATTACATGACAACGCTAGCCGGCTATATTCACTGGCTGCTGACAGGCAGTAAGGCGCTTGGCATTGGAGACGCTTCAGGGATGTTCCCAATTGATGAACGTACGCAAAATTACAGTGAAGGTATGATGAAGCAGTTTAATGAGCTTATTTCTGACAAAGGATATCCATGGCAACTATCAGATATTCTGCCTGCAGTTCATACTTCAGGCGAGCAAGCAGGTACATTAACAGCGATAGGAGCCAGCATTTTAGATCAATCAAAAAATTTGCAGCCGGGCATTCCGTTTTGTCCTCCAGAAGGAGATGCGGGAACGGGAATGGTGGCGACAAACAGCGTAAGAAAACGCACGGGAAATGTTTCAGTAGGAACGTCCGTTTTTGCGATGATTGTACTAGATAAAAAGCTTTTAAACGTTTATCCGGAAATTGATTTGGTTACCACGCCCAACGGCAGTCCAGTTGCCATGGTTCATGCGAATAACTGCTCAAGCGACTTAAACGCCTGGCTCGGATTGTTTCGCGAATTTTCGGAGGCGATGGGGCAAAAAGTAGAGTCGGATAAATTATTTCAAGTAATGTTAAATAAAGCGCTAGAAGCTGATCCTGATGGAGGGGGCTTGCTAAGCTACGGCTATTTCTCAGGTGAAAATATTACCGGAGTAGAAAGTGGCCGTCCGCTATTTGTCCGTTCAGCAAAAAGCAATTTTAATCTAGCAAACTTTATGCGTACACATCTTTTTACAGCTTTTGGCGCTTTAAAAATAGGGATGGATCTTTTAGTCAAAGAAGAAAACGTAAAGATTCACAGCATTTTAGCGCACGGAGGATTATTTAAAACGCCGGTAGTTGGTCAAAAAATGATGGCAGCGGCAATCAACACGCCTGTTTCCGTCATGGACACAGCAGGAGAAGGCGGCGCGTGGGGAATGGCTATCCTTTCTTCTTATATGCTCAATAAAAGTGAGAATGAAAGTTTAGAAGATTTCTTGGATGATAAAGTCTTTAAAGAAGTGACCGCACAAGAGATTTATCCTGACGAACTCGATGTAAAAGGATTTGAAGCATTTATTAAAAGATATAAAAAAGGGCTAGTGATTGAAAAAGCAGCTGCAGAGCACCACAGCGAAGAACGGGAGGAGTTATTGTGCTAG